The Cloacibacillus sp. nucleotide sequence GCTGTTGGCGAGGAAGTCGGGAACGACGAGGATGCCGCGTTTGTCAAGGATTGCGTCGCCTTCGGGGCGGATAGGTCCGTTCGCGCCTTCGACGATGTATTTGCACTTGAGTTTGTCGGCGTTCTTGTCGCTGATGACGCCTTCGAGGGCGCAGGGTGAAAGAACGAGGCATTCCTGCTCGAGGATCGCTTCTCCGTCCATTCTGACGAGTCCGGCTTCTTCGTAGCCGTCGAGGATACGCTTCGGGTGCTTCTCAACGTATGCCTTCGCCGCCTTGACGTCGATACCCTTCGGGTTGTAGTAGCCGCCGGTGATGTCGCTGATTCCGACTATCTTCGCTCCGGCTTCCTGGAGGAAGAGGGCGTTGTAGGTTCCGACGTTGCCAAAGCCCTGTACGATGACGGTAGCATCCTTCGGGTCGATGTGCTGGGTTTTGAGCAGTTCAAGAATGCAGGTGGCGACGCCGAGTCCCGTTGCCGCGGTGCGGCCCTTTGAGCCCCAGTAGGCTACGGGTTTGCCGGTCACTACGCCGGGTTCGAGGTGGCCGCGGAGCTTGGAGATAGTGTCCATGATCCAGACCATTTCGGGGCCGCCGGTGTTGACATCGGGAGCGGGGACGTCTGTCCAGTCGCCGATGAAGGGGGCGATGCGGGCCGCGAAGGTACGGGTCATCGTCTCACGCTCGCGCGGTGAGAGTTCGAAGGGATCTACGGAGATTCCGCCCTTGCCTCCGCCGTAAGGGATACCGGCGAGCGAGCACTTCCAGGTCATAAGGCTGGCGAGAGCTTCGCACTCTTCGAGGTTGACGTCGGGGTGGAAGCGAAGTCCGCCCTTGGCGGGTCCGCAGACTGTTGAATGCTGTACGCGATAACCGTTAAAAACTCTTACTGAACCGTCGTCCATCTGGACGGGAATCGAGACGCAGATAGCGCGCTCGGGGCGACTCATTACCTCGACGAGACCGTCTTCAAGTCCCATCTCCTCTGCTGCTGCATAGAAATTCTTCAACGCGGTGTCAAGAAGTACGTTGGTGGAAGTACGTTTCTGTACGGCCATACAAAAAACCCCCTTAGTATATTTGCCCTTGTGGGGCGGTAACGTTAAAATTATATCCCTACGGACAAATTTTATCTTACATAGATATTGTATTCCTGATTAGTTTTCCCGTAAAGGGGTCACAAATAAGGTTATATTTGTGAATTCCAGAAAATACTATAGAATTCACATAATTTCCTCGTAAAACTTAGGGAAGAAAAGAACTATTTGGTTTTATGAACAAAAAGCCTAAAAAAATAACCTTACAAGTATGACCGCGACTACGAGGCCGGGGAGCATATTCATCACACGTATCTTCATAAAGCCCAGCAGGTTGATGCCGATGCCCATAAGCATGAGCCCTCCGGTCGCGCTCATCTCCGTGACGGCCGCCTCGGACATGAACGGCTGTATCCAGCCGGCGGCAAGGGTCAGCACCCCCTGATAGAGAAAGACGGGAATAGCGGAGAAGATCACGCCGAAGCCGAGCGAAGCCGCCATCGCCACGGAGGTGAGGCCGTCGATGAGCCCCTTCGCGAGAAGCAGCGAGGGATAGTCGCCAAGCCCCTCCTCAAAGGCGCCCAGCACCGCCATCGAGCCGGTGCAGTAGATGAGGCTTGTCGTTATAAAGCCGGTGGAAAAGCCCTTCGCACCGTCGCCGATGCGTTTCTCCAGCTTCAGGCTCGCCGCCTCAAGCGCGCCCTCAAGGTTCATCAGCTCGCCGATGAGAGAGCCGAGGGCGATGCTTGCGATGACCACCAGCGGCTGCTGCGTCTTTATCGACATGCCGACGCCGAGCGTCACCACGAAGAGTGCCATCCCCTGGACGGGCAGCTCCATTATCTTTGCCGGGATCTTTTTGCGGAGCAGCAGCCCCGCGAGTGCACCGCATACTATGAAAAGAGCGTTGGCGATACTTCCGAAGAGTGGTATAGAGCTGAATAATTCCAAAATTGATTCCCCGCTTTCATCCTTGCTATTATATAGCATAAAAGATGGGCGGGGAATTGCCGGTTTCCTTTGGAAGATTGGCTATATTGGTTATTTATCTGATGATTATATTATTGCTCCATATTCATTATGAGGCAGGAGTTGTCGTCTGGTACCGACGCCAGCAGCTCCAATGCTTTGTTAAAGAGCCGCTCTCTCCATTCATATTCCTGCTCAGGGGGCAATTCCGGCTTGCCGAATACGTGGCTGATGTTATTTCCTCTAAGAATCCTGCTGCAGCCGGCCCATTCCGATATCTGAGTGAGGTTGGTGACGTGTACGACGGGGATGCCTACGCGTTCGATCTCGCAGGCGATGTAGGCGCCGCATCTGGAGCTTGTACCGCAGGTTGAGGTGAGGATCACGCCGTCGGTCTCGCTTTCACGCAGGGAAACGGCGATTTTGCGGCCGAACTCCTGACTGTTTTCTACGGAGACCATCACACCGGCGGTGGAGTAGAAAGTGTCGGATACTTTGCGGATGCGCCCCGACATCTCCGCTTTGCGCGCCGCGTCAAGCGGTACCAGGCGGTTGGGGTCCTCCGTCACGTATCTATTGTCGTAGCCCTGGTGGCTCACCTCGTATTCCTCGGGCATTAAAGTATCTTTTCCCAAGAAGGAGTAAATGCAGAATTTATCCGAACCGACAGGCGTCATGTTATCGGGATTTCCTCGTGGAACCAGCCCGCCGTCCGTCACAAAGGCGATCTTTGCCTCTGATAATTTTTTTGACAGCGTCGGCATCGGCACCACCTGTGACGGGGAGATACATACTTCGCTGCGGTAGGATTCTCCGTGAAATTTAGCCAGCAACATGTCGATACCCCTGACAGCGGCAGGAGTTTGGTAGTCAATATCCTGGATACCGCACACTGCCGGCTGTTTCTCTCCGTTACTTCTGTGATGTGCTGGATTCCATACAATATCCGCATATTGTTTAGGCAAAGTAATTTCCTCGCAATCTGTCTAACGCCAGAACGCTTATCACTGTACCTCCGATAATAAGCCTGGCCAGTCGTTTCTCTGTCGGTCAGAAAACTAAAATAAGGATTATATAGTCTTTCTCCTCAGATCGAATTCCCATTTTGCTACAGTATACTCTGTCATTTCTGTGGGCTCAAGGGGGAAGGTCAGCCCGGTCTTGACTTTTTTCAGCTTTTCAAAATAGATCATGTAGTTCT carries:
- a CDS encoding Glu/Leu/Phe/Val dehydrogenase, coding for MAVQKRTSTNVLLDTALKNFYAAAEEMGLEDGLVEVMSRPERAICVSIPVQMDDGSVRVFNGYRVQHSTVCGPAKGGLRFHPDVNLEECEALASLMTWKCSLAGIPYGGGKGGISVDPFELSPRERETMTRTFAARIAPFIGDWTDVPAPDVNTGGPEMVWIMDTISKLRGHLEPGVVTGKPVAYWGSKGRTAATGLGVATCILELLKTQHIDPKDATVIVQGFGNVGTYNALFLQEAGAKIVGISDITGGYYNPKGIDVKAAKAYVEKHPKRILDGYEEAGLVRMDGEAILEQECLVLSPCALEGVISDKNADKLKCKYIVEGANGPIRPEGDAILDKRGILVVPDFLANSGGVIGSYFEWVQDLAGFFWTEEEYNNRLVPIMKDNFKRVWDYAKDHNVKMRRAAFLVAIKRVADGLKIKGFFL
- a CDS encoding DUF554 domain-containing protein, coding for MELFSSIPLFGSIANALFIVCGALAGLLLRKKIPAKIMELPVQGMALFVVTLGVGMSIKTQQPLVVIASIALGSLIGELMNLEGALEAASLKLEKRIGDGAKGFSTGFITTSLIYCTGSMAVLGAFEEGLGDYPSLLLAKGLIDGLTSVAMAASLGFGVIFSAIPVFLYQGVLTLAAGWIQPFMSEAAVTEMSATGGLMLMGIGINLLGFMKIRVMNMLPGLVVAVILVRLFF
- a CDS encoding glycine/betaine/sarcosine/D-proline family reductase selenoprotein B, producing the protein MCGIQDIDYQTPAAVRGIDMLLAKFHGESYRSEVCISPSQVVPMPTLSKKLSEAKIAFVTDGGLVPRGNPDNMTPVGSDKFCIYSFLGKDTLMPEEYEVSHQGYDNRYVTEDPNRLVPLDAARKAEMSGRIRKVSDTFYSTAGVMVSVENSQEFGRKIAVSLRESETDGVILTSTCGTSSRCGAYIACEIERVGIPVVHVTNLTQISEWAGCSRILRGNNISHVFGKPELPPEQEYEWRERLFNKALELLASVPDDNSCLIMNMEQ